Genomic DNA from Desulfurivibrio alkaliphilus AHT 2:
ATTGTCAGGATGACTTTATTGAGGCGTTAGCAAGCCTGAAGCACAAGAAGATCAATCTGACAACTGCGCTGGATATTTCTGGCTTTGTCGCATCTGTTGAACTGCCTCGTCACCTGAAAATTACTGGCACAGACGAGCGCGCGACCGTTGATCTCTTCGTGAATGGGCGATTACGAGAAAAGAACCTTCTACGCCATATACCTACCCAGAGAATTGTTGAGAGTTATATTTACGGTCAAATTCACTTTGATGCTATGGATGCTGAGGGCAAGGATCCATTCACCAGCAGCCGTGAGGGAATCGTTGAAGACGATGAAAATTTTCAAGCGCTTCTGGATTACCTAAAAAGAGATGCGCTTCCTCGCATTTTCGATGATTGGGATAAATATCGATTGAAGCGTGGAGAGGAAGGAGATGTAGAGAACAAACGTAAAACGAAGAAACAGCGGAAGGCTCGCGATCTCTATACTGCCACTCAAGAAGAGTACAGACCAGAGGCCGGCGCGCCCGCTGGCGATAAAGTGGATGCTTGGTTAGACGATCTGAGGGACGACGCCGAATTTAACGTATCTGCTTACGTGGACTGCTTTCTTTCAGAGAATCTGGTTAGAAAATACCTTGATGACAAACAGGTCACGTTGAAAGAGGGTATCATAGCTGAAGCTGCGGCATGGCGGGAACGTGAGGATAAGCGGAAGGGAGAAGCGAATATCAGTTTCAAGATTCGCAATTCTAACAGTGACTTAAGTTACCTAGGTATGGACGATCTAGCATTCAGTGTTGAAGGCAAGAAGGATGCAGGTAAAAGCCAATCACTTTGGTCCGACGCGATCTCGTATAGGCCTGTAAGAAATGTGGTAGGGCATACTGGCCTTCTTACGGACAACGGAAAAGTTCACCTTACATTGACATACGAAAACATCAAGGCCCGAGTTCGTAAGCTCGTTTCGGGCAACGATGAGAGTTAGTTGGATGTTTCCCAGCGCTTATGTGCAGGCGGATCCCAACAAATCGTTGCGGCGGGCGTTTGACCCGCCGCCGATTCTTGTTGCCGCAAAAACGGCATCGCCTCAAACGTCGCTGAACTCAGGCGTTCGGCAGAGAGTACGTTATGAATCCACTGGCATTTGTCACTGAAGCAGGTAAAATAGCCGGAATTGGTGGCCTTGCACTAGGCGTCTTTCTTCTTCTGTTCCGCAAGATACGGCTTCCTCAGGGATCTAGAAGGCATCTCACCCTCTTTATGTGGCTGGTCTGGAGCATTTGTGCCTTGGGGATTCTTGCTTTTGTTGTTGGACACTACCTGCAAGACCCGGACACTCCTGATATACCAGAGTATCGGAACAATATTTCAATAACATATCCCGATGATGGAAAGTTCGTAGAGTTCTTAGAGAGTAATCTGGGCCGCACCGTAAAAATCGCATCATACATTGAGATGAGTTTATCCAACGAATTGAGCTATGAGATAGAAAACTCGTTTGGCATTGAATCGTTTCGGGAAGATCCTTCAATAGTGATCCCGATTGATGGTCTCGACTCGGGATTTTATCTTCAGTTTGATTTCATTCGTCCGCCTCACGCCTCATACGGCGGAACAGGTATCGTTCAGTTTTCTATTGACGGCTATTTCAGCATAACACGGACCTATCACAGCGGGCCGAGCATGATCTATCACCTGACTCAAGTGCCTGTTTCTATTGGGGGATAAACTATGAGGCAGTTAGATCAATCGGGTGCCGAACAAAAGCCTACAGGGGACACGGTTCCTGCTTCGCGGAAGCCGCGCCCCTGAGGCAGGTCGTTGGGACTAGAATAATGAGGTACCCTTTTTGCTCCTACTCATGGGAAGTGCTTTCGCCAAGTGTGGCGATCAAGCGAATGGACAAGTCCGCCTTCCTTCATCATGGCACTGGCATACCAAGGGAGATCTCCTCGTTCTTCGGACTGGAGGCGGAAGCCTTGGCCACGCCACGACCCGCCACACTAGCCTTCGACGGTTGTTAATGATCACCCTAATGGAGCCACCCATGATCAGCTAATGGAGCCACCCTCAAGTGGCCATTTTGGGGCTCCGGACGGTTTTTAATTTTTGCCTTTTTTAACGTTTTCGGCAACCTCGTTTTTGGGGTATTTGGGCAGCGGCCTGGCCGCTCGAAAACTTTTGCCGTCCAAGAGCAGGGAGTAAGCGCCGTGGCGGATGCGGTCGATGGTGGCCGAGCCCAGCAGTTTATTGGGGAAGGCGTCGCCCCACTCGTTGAGATCCAGGTTGCTGGTGATGATGGTGGAACGGCGCTCGTAACGTTCTCCAATCAGATCATGGATATCCTCATCCTGGGGGGTACGCAGGGGTTTGAGGCCAAAGTCGTCAATGATCAGCAGGTCGACCTTGGCCAGGGCGTTAAGCCGCCGTTCATAGGCGTTGGTGGCGCGGGCGGCGTGGAGTTGGCCCAGCATCTTGGTCTGGGTGGTGAAGAGCACATCGTAGCCCATTCTGACCGCGCAGTGGCCGATGGCCTGGGCGATATGGCTCTTGCCGGTGCCGCAGGGGCCGACCACCAGCAGGTTGGCGCCCTCTTCCAGGAAACGGCAGGTGGCCAAGTCCATGATCAGGGCGCGGTTGATGTTGGGGTTGAAGGAGAAGTCGAACTCCTCCAGGGTTTTGTGGTTACGGAAGTTGGCCCGGCGGACACGCATGGCGAACTTGCGCTGGGAACGGCGGGCGACTTCGTCCTGTACCAGCATGGCCAGGAAGTCGGTGTAGGCCAGCTTTTCCTCGATGGCCTGGCGGTTTCTGGCTTCCAGGGAATCAAGGATGCCGGAGAGTCGCAACTGTTTGAGCATGGGGATCAGTTCGGGCATGGGGTTCATTAAGCTTCCTCCTTATCAGTGAAAAAGTTGTTGGCGCTGGAAGCGGCCCTGGCCGCGGTAGGCCACGCCGGCCGCCACCGGTTCCGTTTCCGGGGGCTGTTGGTCAAGCCCCTTGCCGAGGATGGTTTTGACCGTGATGTATTGGGGGCTGTCGTAGATCAGCGCCCGGTGACAGGCGGCTTCCAGCCGCTCCGGGCCGTATTTGCCGGCCAACCGGAGCACCCCCTGGGCCGCCCGGAGATGATCAACCACCCGGTGGCTCAACAGCCGCTTGACCAGGTGGTGGCAGCGGGGACCGATCTCACCGGCCTGTTTGAGGCACCACTGGGGATCGCGCATCAGGTAGGCGACGGCGTCCGGTGGTAGGTGGTCGACACAGGTGGCCTTCTGGCCGGGTCGGGCACAGCGGGGATGGACCGCCACCTGTTGATGCTGGTGGTAGATCTTGACGGTGGTTTCCGTCGCCTTGACCCACAGCTTTTTGTGCACCAGCTTGAAGGGGGCGGAGTAGTAGGCTTTGTCGAACTGGAGATGGCAGTTGCCGTGCAGCTTGTGCTCGGCCCAAACCGCCAACTCCGGGGCCACGGCGGGCAAAGGTTTAAGAAAAGCCTTCTCCGCCTCGGCGAACATGACCAGCGGCTTTTGCTTGGTGGTGCCGTGGCTACGGTTGCCGGCCGTTGCCAGCACCCACTCCTTAAGCTGACGATTGGCGTCGACCAAGCTACGGAACTCGCGCAAGGGCAGGAAGTTGTTTTTGACGTATTTGACGCCGGATTCCACCCGCCCCTTCATCTGGGGTTGGCGCGGCGGGCAGGGCGAGATCAGAAAGCCGTAACCTTCGGCAAACTCGGCGTAGGAACGGTTCACCGCCGGATCGTGCCAGCAGGCCTTGATGATCCCGGCCTTGAGGTTGTCGATCATCACCTTGGCCGGCACCCCGCCGAAGAACTCGAAGGCCCGGCGGTGACAACCCAGCCAGGTCGCCACCTTCTGGTCGCGGACGATCTCGGCGTACTGGTGCCGGCTGAAGGCCAGGGTCATGACGAACACCCAGGTGGAAAACGGCTTGCCGGTCTGGGAATCAAGCAGCTTGGGGCCGGAACCGAAGTCCACCTGGGCCGCTTCGCCGGGAGCAAAGTCCAGCATTACCGTGGCTTGAGGGTTGTCCTCTTTGAGGGTCTTAAGAAAACGTCTGACCGAGGAGTAGCTGCCGGTAAAGCCATGCTCACGCACCAGGGCCTGGTACATGGTGGTGCCGTTGATCCCGGCCGCCTGCCAGGTCTTGAGCTGCTCCTGGTACGGCAGCAGCATCGGCACCGCCGATTCGCCCGGGGCCGGCAGCGCGAGCACCTTGGCCAGCTCGGCATCATCCGGCAACTCTTGGGCGGGATCGAGCCAGCCCTGCTGCTGAGCCAAGGCCCGTAACTGCGCGGCCTTGCGGCGGCCCATCAGCTTAGCCTTGGCGATCTGGCGGTCGGATTGAACCGACCGCATTTGGGTAAGAACTTGACGGTATTGAAACATCTCGAACCTCCTGTTGGCCATCGGCTATCCCTCCTGAAAATGGGTTTTTCAGGGGGATATAGCCGATCCGCAGAAAGTCCGGGACCCGTTTATGAACTTAAGGGAAGGGGTGGCGCCATTAGCTGATCCGCAAGTGGCTCCATTAGCTGATCACGCCATGGCTCCATTAGCTGATCACGCCATGGCTCCATTAAGCTGATCCTTAACTGGCTCCATTAGCTGATCACGAAGTGGCTCCATAGGGGTGATCATTAACAACGGTAAAACCTTCTATGCGCATTTCCAAATGGACGCACAGCATTCCCGGTTCAGACTGTTCTGGAAATCGGACTTCGACAGAACAATACGGAACCGGTTTCCGGACTTTCACCTCGCCTTCTCCCGCGGAGCTCTTCAGTCGGGAGCACCGCCCTTGATGCGTTTCGAGAGGCGCGGCGACAGTGAATACGTCGTCGACCTCATTCTCGCGGACACCATTCAGGGCGACATTGATGCCGAGATGCTCGATCATTGTGGCCCTCGAACCGAGGGTAAGGCGAAGGCAGCAGTTCCCAACTTAATATAACTCATTGATTTCACGTTATACAATTTTCTGTCTTTCGTAAACTTTTTAACCATGGCATGATGCGTCTGGCAAGTAGTGTTTGCCGGATACGGCCATAAGCAATAACAACGATAAAACAAAATGATAAATTTACGCCGGAGGCGATTTTCAGCTTGACAAATCCTTGAGAGGGTGGATGCGATTTTTGTAGGAAAATCAACAACCTACAAGGAGATCGCCATGAATGTCCACCAACTCATTCGCCAAAAGCAACTCGCCAGCCGTCGTCAAGATAAAATCAGCCAGCGCAAGCACTTGAACTTCGACGCCCTCATCACCACTATTCGGGAGGATTTCGGCAAGATCGCCGACCACCGGGCCGCCAACGCCAGTATCTCCCTGGTGGACGCGCTGACCAGCGGCTTTGCCATGTTCTCCCTCAAGCATCCCTCCCTGCTGGCCTTCGAGGATGAGTGGCGGGAAGACCCCACCTGCCTGCACGGAGTGTACAAAGTAAACGATATCCCCAGCGACAGCCAGATGCGAACCATCTGCGATGAGGTGGACCCCCGGCATCTGCGGCGGCCGTTCCGCAGCATCTTCCGCCAGCTTCAACGAGGCAAGGTGCTGGAAAAGATGACTTGGCTAGACGGCCACTATCTGCTGGCCCTGGACGGCACCGGCATCTACTCCTCGGAGAAGGTCGGCTCGCCATACTGCCTGAAGAAGCGCAAGCGCAACGGGCAGGTGGAATACTACCAGCAGATGCTGGGGGCGGCCATTGTTCATCCCGAGCAGCGGGAAGTGATTCCGCTTTGTCCGGAGATGATCGTCCAGCAGGATGGCAGCAAGAAGCAGGACTGCGAGCGCAAGGCCGCCCGGCGATTTTTGACCGAGTT
This window encodes:
- a CDS encoding ATP-binding protein; this translates as MTDKAGFNFEISLSVLNHLGRNLYRNFITVLGEAISNAWDADAKNVWIDIDRESSTFSIRDDGIGMDADDFQNKFLKIGYSKRKDGGMKSGEKRPFIGAKGIGKLALLSCARRVSVFSRKEGAEYVGGLIDNSDLDHAIQSDLTPDKYPLEGLNFELINGIADQHPHGTVVVFEETKEQIRNSVAHIKKMLALSFRFALIDEEFSIHVNDEEVSIRDLKDLVQKTEFLWDINDCQDDFIEALASLKHKKINLTTALDISGFVASVELPRHLKITGTDERATVDLFVNGRLREKNLLRHIPTQRIVESYIYGQIHFDAMDAEGKDPFTSSREGIVEDDENFQALLDYLKRDALPRIFDDWDKYRLKRGEEGDVENKRKTKKQRKARDLYTATQEEYRPEAGAPAGDKVDAWLDDLRDDAEFNVSAYVDCFLSENLVRKYLDDKQVTLKEGIIAEAAAWREREDKRKGEANISFKIRNSNSDLSYLGMDDLAFSVEGKKDAGKSQSLWSDAISYRPVRNVVGHTGLLTDNGKVHLTLTYENIKARVRKLVSGNDES
- the istB gene encoding IS21-like element helper ATPase IstB, which encodes MNPMPELIPMLKQLRLSGILDSLEARNRQAIEEKLAYTDFLAMLVQDEVARRSQRKFAMRVRRANFRNHKTLEEFDFSFNPNINRALIMDLATCRFLEEGANLLVVGPCGTGKSHIAQAIGHCAVRMGYDVLFTTQTKMLGQLHAARATNAYERRLNALAKVDLLIIDDFGLKPLRTPQDEDIHDLIGERYERRSTIITSNLDLNEWGDAFPNKLLGSATIDRIRHGAYSLLLDGKSFRAARPLPKYPKNEVAENVKKGKN
- the istA gene encoding IS21 family transposase; translated protein: MFQYRQVLTQMRSVQSDRQIAKAKLMGRRKAAQLRALAQQQGWLDPAQELPDDAELAKVLALPAPGESAVPMLLPYQEQLKTWQAAGINGTTMYQALVREHGFTGSYSSVRRFLKTLKEDNPQATVMLDFAPGEAAQVDFGSGPKLLDSQTGKPFSTWVFVMTLAFSRHQYAEIVRDQKVATWLGCHRRAFEFFGGVPAKVMIDNLKAGIIKACWHDPAVNRSYAEFAEGYGFLISPCPPRQPQMKGRVESGVKYVKNNFLPLREFRSLVDANRQLKEWVLATAGNRSHGTTKQKPLVMFAEAEKAFLKPLPAVAPELAVWAEHKLHGNCHLQFDKAYYSAPFKLVHKKLWVKATETTVKIYHQHQQVAVHPRCARPGQKATCVDHLPPDAVAYLMRDPQWCLKQAGEIGPRCHHLVKRLLSHRVVDHLRAAQGVLRLAGKYGPERLEAACHRALIYDSPQYITVKTILGKGLDQQPPETEPVAAGVAYRGQGRFQRQQLFH